ATAACCAGCACCCCTTCCAGCCAGAGCTTTGTAGCCGATCCTCCAAGCGTTCACTTTGCCAGGAGGAAATCCTGCAGCGTGGGCGCCTCCCTCACCAGGCACGCAGCGGACACAGACGCACTCCGAGTCCTGCAGTTTCGAGCTCCACAATGTGCTGTCAGCACCTGGATAGCGATGGTGTGTGCTACAGGAAGTCTTCATGTAGTTATTGATAGCATTGTGTGTAAATGACTAACATCTGTAGATTGTCCTCAGAGTTTGAACCTGTGACAATAATGGAGAGCCATCAGATTTTTGCGTCATTGTTAAAAAAGGCTGGGCTCAAATTTCAGCAGTATCGGGCTGATTTAACCCCAGATTTGCCCCTCCAGACACCTTGAGACTAATGTTAGCCAGCACATTACTGCGgatgaataataaaactgaCCTGTCACCTCCTGTTCTCGTTCTCAAAGTATTAACGTTATCAGAGCaagctctctctgtttgtttgagttcATGTGAGGTGCTGCTTCACTCCCCCTGGCACGATAATCTTCATAAtatcctgtagtgtgtgtgtgtgtgtgatgcgcCATTACTTTCTTTAAGTCTTGTAGCGTGCGCAGGTTTGAGATTACAGAGAGGAACATCTGTGAAGGTTCTCCTTATGTACATGATGCAACCAGACTTCATTTGGTGAGGATTTTTCAAAAGTCCTGTCATGTGAGCCCATCCTAAGGCGACTTCCAGACGGGTGTGGCTGTGCTGGAAATTCTGTGGTGTCACCAAACTCTACAAACTAATAAGATTGATAAAAATTGTAAGATGCCCATCCTGACGGGGCAACACAGAAGTGGGGGAGAAGTTcattgcagtttttttaaaaatatatatacctGAACACAGGTCTAAGGTCTTGTCTAAGAGGTTTAAACAAGCAACAACATTCAAATGTGTATGGAttgactgtgagtgtgtatataGGGCCTTTAAATctgcattcattgttttgtttcctttgacCAGTTGTGGGCACTGATACAgacttaaaaatacaatatctGACATATTATCACTGAATAAAGTTAATGCGGAAAATGTGTTATCAAACAGTCACCAACTTTGTTCATTTGGTGTGGGGCATGTAGTGCACAGAGCTGAAGGAAGCTTCAGAATAGATGACCGTTATCTCTGGGTGtgtcaaaataacatttgatcCATTGAAACATAGAGTTATTGCTCAGTGCAGCAAGATACTCAACAGAATTTTATTCAACCCCTAACAGTGGCGATATTAACTTGTAGCTGAACCCCAGATGTGTGTTCTTCCCCTGGAAATTATAAAGATGCATCGAGAACAGCAACTTGTGCTGCCTCCCAAACCCTCTTActaccaccacacacactcaccccaGACTATGTCAGCCAGCTATAATTAAATAATGTagcagcacaaacacttttGCCGCAGAGATGTCCTATGATGTAGAGGACTTTGACGCCTCCTGTCGAGACCAAGACCATGATGATCCAGAGCCGTGCTGCTTTTAGCCGTCGGTGGGGACAGATGGTGCTGAGAcagcaggagctggagcagctggggCTGAGGACACGGAGGGACTGGAGAGGATGGGAGAATCTCTGGGTGGTAGACGATGCTCCCCTTCAGGATCTTAATGATCTGACTGCTGGTGTACagaacaaataaacacttttttttgttgttgttgttcaaaatatccccattttttttttttttttaaatttaatttaccATAGGCATGGCTGGCTCTACCTGTGCTGTGGATGTAAAGTGGTTTGAAGAGTCAGGTGTTCTAGCAAGATGCCAAAGAAGTTTATTAGCCACTGTGGCAGATTGACTGCAACTAATAGTAATTTCAATGCACAGTAAACGACTTGACTTCATGAGCTGCTCTTTGCTCACAACCTCAtaaatcagtattttttttttttgtttgtttttttgaaatgttttggtgtGGCACCTTGACCTCATCTGGGGTCGACAATGTCATACAAGACACACTAAATATCTCCTGACTCTTTCGTCAAAAAGCTAACTGTTGTTCCATCCCGGCAGGAGCTCCAATGTGATCATATCCATTTCAGAAGATTTTTGATCCAGCTTTGAACTGCAGTGTCTTTTTGGAGACTTTGTCAAATAAATCCATACTAATAAATCCTAAACTAGGTGTCTTCTTTGATTAATTATCCCATCTATCAATTTACTATGAATTCATCAAATATTCcctaaaacacattttattttcacgtGATACCTGAGAGATGTCCATGTCCATGCAAAATTAAAGATGGCTAGGTTTAATGATTTTATGTTGCAGTCAAAACAGTGTGTCTAAACAGCTGCTGGGGGGTACGGTGCACTTCAGACATGGAAGCAGTcacattacaatgaaaatattcattatttgtgtttaaaataatggttgtttgtaatgaaaatggGGTTGATTTAATTTATTACGTTCATGGGAGGTCAGCGGTAATGGGGCAGGGAGTTTAATACCCCCAAATAAAAAATGCTAATAATACTACTAATGATAATATATTTTAGGGTGCTGTGATAAAATATAGGTGTGCTTGAACTTCTAagatctaaaacaaacaaacaaacaaacaaaacaagtttggTAGGAGGCATAATGaatgtgttattgtttttgtgtagGCAGGATGATCACGGCCTGTGCTGCTGAGGCTCAGAGGAACCCCAGCAGAACAGCAGGAGATGCTGTGAGAAGTTTCTTGGTCTCGAGGGACTAGTTTTTTAGTCAGTCTatattgtttttccttttctgttgttatttaaaCTCTGAGTGGTGTCAGTGTTTCACCTGAGGTTGAAGCCAGTGCTGCTTAATTTTTTACAAagcacagtgttttttcaacCACTGATGTAGAGCACATCGAAAATGTAGTCTTATTTTGAAACCAGCAGGCGGCGGCAGTGCGACTTCCTGGATGcaaaaaccaaagaagaagatgacGTTGAGGCGACGTAACGCAGTTACATTGTTGTAGGCCCTGAACTTTACCACTCTCCGGGAGTTAGCATGTCCGTCTTCGAGGGCTCACTTTAATTCAACACCTCCATTCTCTTTAGAAACTCCACGTCCAGCGCGGCACCATGAGTACGTTATGGATGGGAAACGTAAGTTTGAGCTTATTACTTATTTAAATGATTCAGTTTAACTGCGTGTTTGACGTTAGCTGTGTTAACGTTCCTGCTCCAGTGAGCGCCAGGCGCTGTGTGCATGCAATGTAATTCAAAACTTTAGCAAGCAGCACTTTGATATTACTTCGTCTGCTGGATTTTATCGAGTAGTTGACACACTACGGAATAAAACTGTAGTTATTTGGTAGGTCGGGAATGCAGCACGTAGTACTTGAAGTCTAATTCATGGTTTTCATGTGGTAAACGCTTCTGCCCTTACAGTTGGCTGGAGTCTGATAGCCACTGTACGAGGATGAAATCAATTCAGACAGTTCCTTCAGGAGCTTTTTATTAGTGGAATCCAGACCACATCAAATCAGGTCTTATTCAAAACCCATTTTGCTAATAATGGTCGAACCTGAGCTAAATTGGCATTTTCCCCTTTTTGGACATTCTGAAACATTTGTACAGTTTCTAAGAACAGGCAAAAGGCtgctttcacacatttttaccCATTTCGAGCACTCAAAACCCAATGTTGGGGGTGATGTGTAACGTTAGAGTACTCTGATTACTTTTTTGATGTATCCTGAAGTGTGAATCTTCACTGGCCTCGATTTGTTGATGATTCGCGATATGAATGGCATCCATATTTTCATGTACACCTtttcatttaaagctgcagctgtctcaAAGAAAACTTGTGTACACTGGTCTAGTGTACGTGTGAGGTACTCTCATTCTCACCTCACTTTCTCCCCTAATGAAATACCTCTTGATGTGTAGGAATAGAGGAACACTTAGTTTtttgtgtacacacactttATATAACGGGCATCAGGTGCAGATCAAACACAAATGTGCTTTGATTTATCAGACGTGAACCAGATTGGCATGAAGAAACTCAAGACTGCTTAAACCCTCTTTAAAGATCCTTGTAACCTTTAgtcataatattattattattgtctgAATGGGGAAGCTCGTTGAAATTGTCCCTTTTCTGTTCAAATATGTTGGATTACGGTTTCACAAATGTGAATTGGGCTTTAACAGCGTTTGCACTTTGATCGTTCCTTTCTCCTCAGcctgaaaacatgtatttgtgaACCGAAAGCCAACTTCAACAACTAGTGTTATCGAATGATTCCTGAGATCTTTTTtggtatgttttattttcctctctagCTTGAGGCCTACATGGATGAGAAGTTTATCACCAGAGCCTTTTCCACCATGGGGGAGCAGGTGGTCAATGTGCGCATCATACGCAACAAGATGACGGGGTAAGAACTAAACCACAAGCATTTGTTCGTTTTTGCAGTTGTTCTATTCTGACTTTAAACAGTGTGTCGTCACCCAGGGGGGCCCTGGGCTACTGCTTTGTGGAGATGACCGATGAGGCCACGGCGGAGAGGTGTTTGCGCAAAATCAATGGAAAAGCCTTACCAGGAGCCAATCCCGTATGACGAGCATTTACTTTTCGcagttgtcatgtttttgtcttatCACAGTTAGTAGAGACTGTGaaagatgtcattttggacTTTAATGTCTCTATCCCACAGCCTACAAGATTCAAGCTGAACCGAGCCACCTTTGGGAAACAAGACATTGGGTAAGTAGAGGAGCAGGTCATACTTTAATGACAAAATTGAATCCATCTTTTATTGACCATATGTCCTCATGGTTGCACTCGAAATATAAAAcggtttctgtttttttttttttcctcttgcagTCCGATGTATTCTCTGTTTGTTGGCGATATAACTCCAGAGGTGGATGACGGAATGCTTTATGAATTCTTTTACAACCGATACCCTTCCTGTCGTGCTGGAAAAGTGGTGCTGGACAGCATGGGTAACTCCAAGTGAGTATTATGTCACCACGCGAGGTGGAGAAAATATTTTGCGAATGTACGTATGTATTGTCGGCTTGCATTGTTGCTACCTTCCTCAAAATGTGTTCCAAGAGGGTATGTTTACATGAGAAAGTCTCGGCTTACACACTTCTCTTCACTACACACCATGAAGGTTGCAAGGTTGTGGATCTCTGCTGGGAGAGAGTTCCAAAGGGTAGTAGCCCCATTCACTCTGCCCTTTGAGTGCGGGAATCATGCGCCGCATcgttctctgtgtgaaagtttcagatgtggcgaggggtgaaatttcacATTCACATCGGCACTGATGCGCCTCCGGAGGAATTACAGCAGAGGCGGACTGCAGTTGTGTGAATGAATAAGCCAGAGGAACGGAGCGGGGGCGTGTcgatctgatggtgttcacaatctgataactaaacagatcctccactcatcaaataaaagagaaattacccacaaagcaatgtgATGGGACTACACAGAGTGACAATTCATGGTGTATAACTTCATTGGGACATCATAATATTCTGCAAAATTTGTTCAGGCATCATTCAGTGCcataacacagaaacaacaacatgagtGGTTCGCGAAGGCATAGGACCACAAGGTGGTAATTCTTGTCTATGCGGGTAGTTATAAATACAATGATTGTGGTTCCTATAGGGGGCTATGAAGAGCAACAGCCCTGTTGTCTCCCACAAAGATTTGACTACTGTCTTGCGTCTGATTTTAGGGGCTGCGGATTTGTTCAGTTTCCAGATGAGCGGCTGCAGAAGCGGGCATTAGAGGAATGTCAGGGTGCCGTGGGACTGGGTGGTAAACCTCTGAGACTAAGCCTGGCTGCTAACAAGTGAGTTTTCAACAATGTCAGTCTTGTTGTCAACAAGCAAATGTATATGTTACACTTTGTTAGCTGGATGATGAGTTAAACGGGCTGTGTCTTATTCCTCTTGAGTTTAAggaacagacagcagcagcagcaacagcagcagtcgGAGCACAAGTCGTGGCAGTCCAGCTCAGCATACAGAAACAGCTACGACCAGTACAACCTCTATCAGCAGCAGGCCTATCCTGGGTATTACCCGTCTTGGGGCTATGACCAGACTGGCTACGACTACCAGCAATATGATTACACACAGCAGCCCCCACCACAGGTAATTTCTATCAGCGGACAGCCATTGTTGACATCTATCAATGTGTCTTTGTTAACAGACATAAATAATTGTAacatgcttttttctttttaggaaaCTGAAGCTGTTCAGGATGATGGACTTGAAGGTTGGTATTCAGATTGGGGATTGCAAAtaactatttatttttcatttttgatttttagtACCATTTCATCAGaagagtatttatttttttgtttaattaaaagatGATTGTTTCGGATGGTTTAAAACCCAGTTTCCCCCCAAAAGTTTGTATTGTGCCGTCCTTAGTGGAGTACCCAGCGGGGACATTTAGCCACGCATTACTTTATCAACAAGTAAAGCTATCTGTTAATCAGGAAACTCCATATGTCAGTGAGACGCATGGCACATtaggaaatatgtattcttCATAGAATATGATCAGGATCAGATTCCAGGCAACCTTAAATCACCTCAGTGAGCCTGAAACTAACAGATGGTGTTAGACTTATCACACTAGTCCAGCCTTACTGTACTGTGACTAGCTTTGAATGACACCCCCTCATGTGCATAATGAAGTTCAGTATATTTCATTAACCatttatgtatttctttgtttttttttccttatttggACCATTTCCACCCTCCGTTGTCTCATGTCTCTTGTCAAACTCTTCGTGTTTCAGATCCCAGTCTGGAGGTGGATGTGGTTGAGGCCAACAGGAAGTTCATGGAGCTCAGTGAGGAACTATACGATGCTCTGATCGATTGTCACTGGCAGCCAGCAGAGTTCTCCATGGAACAGGACTATGCGACATCGATCCTACCAGAGCCCATTTATTGCTGAAACTGAACACATTTCCTTCTCTGGACTCAACCTCTCCAGTGTCATTGATTTTCAATTGTCTGCTGAAATTTTGACAGTATtgatgattctttttttttcaagagcgTATGAAAGGATATAACTCATGGTTATGGATCGCCTTCAAGTGGAACAATCCATGAAATGTACTGATATTACATACCATTCCAGGTTACAACAAATAAAGTTCTGAATAATTTATGGATCTTTAAGATGCACAGAATCCAAAGTTATCATGATCTGAGAAGTTTCACTTCAAGCATAGCCCTACAAGTTAAGATGGACACAAAACATATACAGTCATGGTCAAAAGTTCCAGTGAGTTTTAcagctcatgtttctgtgatgaacgagtggaacacaaactactttgtcaccAAAACAGTCATTAAGTTTTGTTCAGAAATGACTTTGTTATAGGTGTTTTGACACAACTCTAGTTTTTGTCAGATGTACAGTGGTGTGTCTCCAAACTTGGTACTTTATCCTCCAAACTTTAAATTGAAATTTGAGTTGTCACATTGTACAGCATTTCACTGTGTAACACTTAAATGTTCTTCAGAGTATACATCCTCAGTCCTACTCTTTTGAAAGCCGTTAGCGCCATTGTCTGGTTTCTCCCAGGCGCACTGCAGGACTCCCTGCTAACCGGCTAACTCGCCCTCCTCCTGCCAGGTTCATTACTGATTTGCAGTTTAATCCGTGCAAAATAATTGCAAgctgtttgtgattttattgGATAGCTGCAGCGGTACCACAGGAATATATCAGTCTGCTGTAGAGGGAGAGCACTATAgtaacagtttgtcatttaCCTAATCAAAGTGGTAGTCTGTCGTCCCAGACTTAGGGAATTATCAAAACGTTAACATTAAAACTCAAATTAGCTGATGCCTCATTAGCCTTGTTAAATCAGGTATAACCCTGTTAGTATGACCATTGCTCACACTATAAGGGTTTTGAAATACTAACCGATTGTAAAATCAGGTTTCAACGTGAACATAAGGAGAGTCTTGGAATAACGCATGTTATTCTTTGTAATCTCCAAGCTGCAGGTCGGTGAAGTGAGGGTGAGAAAAGACATATTGTTTGGTGGCCACAGCAGCGGGATGACAAATGAAGCTCAAACGAAGTACCAACCATGGAGATCCcagctgaaataaacaaaagaagggGAAATCACTGAGCCAGGCATGCAGCGGGCCGTCGCACCCAGCCATCCcctttaaatgatcaaaaaggaaaaacaaactaaataatctaACCCTAAATGAACCAGAGGAGAACTGAAAACTGGAGTACAGGTGATCTCCAACCAAACTATGAACAGCAGTCAGAGTACAGTTGGCGATGACATGGAGGTCCTCTACCTACATGGATATGCCTTTTGTGATAATTAAAATTCAGTTATAACTAATTTAACCAATTATTTATGTTGTAAAAGGTTTCGAGAGAGTAGTTTCTGTGGTGGGATGTCTTGTACTTGCACGCGACCTTGCCTTGGTCTTGACCTCTTTTCACTGGAGGGTGTTACTTTCACACTTGTAAATGTTGTGAAGTGGGCTTGAATAATTTcccaagaaaacatttttcaacccTTTTATTTCCAGGACCAGTCGCTCACATTTTCACGATTATTTCCAGTTTTACAAAACAAGAAACCTCCAACCAGGTGAATACAGgaaacatttacagacatttacAGTTGTCCACAGTAATGTCTTTGAGGTCATTACACCATCTTGTCCTGCCAGGACACGATCCCCTCGGGGGAGGTGAAGAAAGTAGCAAAGCGTTCCCTTTGAACGCCTCGTCCAGCAGCCTCACATTTCCATTAGGGTCAAGGAGGAAATTGTGCAGGATGCAGGCAGCCATCGCAAGTGTGGACACATTTTCTGGGTCAAGGTTAATCCTGCGATGGAAAAATCTCTCCTCCACCGGGATGCCAGAATACCAAAAGCATTCTCAACCCCCCCAGCCTCGCTCTTGAGAGTCTGTAATTGAAAATCCTCTTTTTGTGGCTGAGATTCTGTCCAGGGTAGGGTCTCTCAATGTTTTCCATCAAGCGCTCCCAGGCCGTTTGGGAAGTTCCATTTTTCCCAGAAGCCTGGGTGTCCTATTAGATAAATGAACACAAGAACTTAGTtggtctttttttgtgtgtgtgtttttcccctaTTCAGTTCAAATTATGGTGGGAAGAAAGTGCCACAACAGGACATGGACCTGTTGCTGTTTGTACaaagttgtatttgtttgctGTGGTTTTGTATTTAGATTTGAATATCTGCTGAATAAGAGTTtctagatttcttttttttcctgtttgccattgctttaaatgcacatagttttttttttctgaattaaacATTGTGGTCTACTTTATTGGCTATAACATGTCAAACGGCCAGTCTCTGCTTGGGTTCTACGGCAGCTCTGTGGCTGGTAGATTGTCTGCTGAGTTCGTGGCAAATGACTAACAGGAGCTCATCCATTTGCTCTGCACTCATCTGGAATAAGCGTCGATGGCGATGACTGTCCAGCCGCAGTTCAGCCATGAGATGATAGAAATCCCCCTGTGGACGCCAGTGCCGGCTCGGTGAATGGACCCCGTGGAGgatccttctcctcctcccacccctcctccacagcCTTGCAAGTAGAAGAACTAAGGCTATTATTCTCCTCTTCCAACCAGACACTTCCAAACTAAAACATTATTCAAAACATCAGCTGGTACCTTTTAACTTCATCCACATATAGATTATAAAAATGATCAAAGCCAAAATAAAGCCATTAATGGTATCACACAGTCATTATGCTCCATATCCACATCATGAGTcctgttttttgtctgtgcaTAACTACTCCACGGGACAAATATAGTATTTTGAATTGAAGTGAATCATGGTGCAGGCCGAGTTCACCGTCACTAAACTTAATAGATAAATAGTGTTTACATGTCAAACCTCCATTTTCAAACAGTATCACAGGGTGGGGGATAACACTGACGGTTGCTATCATTTCGGTAAGTCAGTCTGATCTGtagtaaaaatataaatactgcaGTGACAGAGTGGAGTCAGATGGTCTTTCActgtcctcctcactgtcaGAGGACATGGGACAGTTCCCTGGTCTACCTTTCGGCTGTGGCCATGATTCACTGCACCATTGATCAGAGGGCACATTTCCATGTATTGACATTCATACATCACTTTACATTGATCAACTATGGTTGAATTTGTGTGTGGATAAGGGGCAGATCAGTGTGTGGGTATCTCCAAGTTAATTtgcgatttaaaaaaaaggaaacgcCAGGTTTTATaaatcagctgattttttttttttggtgtatgTAGGTTAtcttgtatgtgtgcatgcaaaaaaaaaaacaacacgtgGATTCgttgcagacttttttttttatatatataaattaggCCTCTCTCTCACAAGCggcatcattcattcattccagTAAAAGGTTTTTTATGGTAGTGGTTTGTGAGTGATGGTGTGGATGCAAGATTGGATTTTTCAATTGCATTGTGTTGCTTTTGCTTGTTTCATCTGTATTGCTATCCCTTTCTGCTGTAGCAGTTGCTTTTCTCCAGGTGGGCTCAATAAAGTCCGGTCTTATCTTACCTTAAACCTAGTCAGTGTGAGACTTGGTTGatactgtgtgacatcactggccATCCACTAGGTAGAGACAAATAGCCAGTTTTCTTGAAATTTTACCCATGACTCctacagaacaacacaaaaacaaacaacatttcactttaaaactgtTAGGTATGCACTCAATTGAATTTTTGTAGGTTTCCTGATTTGAAATCGTGAATCGCTGTTTCTCAGTTTCTATCATTCCCATCCACTCTAACAAATTGGGTAGACTATAGACCATCAAGTAATGATGCCAAATGCATCGGCAATGGAACAC
This window of the Acanthopagrus latus isolate v.2019 chromosome 3, fAcaLat1.1, whole genome shotgun sequence genome carries:
- the LOC119017357 gene encoding tRNA selenocysteine 1-associated protein 1-like isoform X1 → MSTLWMGNLEAYMDEKFITRAFSTMGEQVVNVRIIRNKMTGVSSPRGALGYCFVEMTDEATAERCLRKINGKALPGANPPTRFKLNRATFGKQDIGPMYSLFVGDITPEVDDGMLYEFFYNRYPSCRAGKVVLDSMGNSKGCGFVQFPDERLQKRALEECQGAVGLGGKPLRLSLAANNLRNRQQQQQQQQSEHKSWQSSSAYRNSYDQYNLYQQQAYPGYYPSWGYDQTGYDYQQYDYTQQPPPQETEAVQDDGLEDPSLEVDVVEANRKFMELSEELYDALIDCHWQPAEFSMEQDYATSILPEPIYC
- the LOC119017357 gene encoding tRNA selenocysteine 1-associated protein 1-like isoform X2; the protein is MSTLWMGNLEAYMDEKFITRAFSTMGEQVVNVRIIRNKMTGGALGYCFVEMTDEATAERCLRKINGKALPGANPPTRFKLNRATFGKQDIGPMYSLFVGDITPEVDDGMLYEFFYNRYPSCRAGKVVLDSMGNSKGCGFVQFPDERLQKRALEECQGAVGLGGKPLRLSLAANNLRNRQQQQQQQQSEHKSWQSSSAYRNSYDQYNLYQQQAYPGYYPSWGYDQTGYDYQQYDYTQQPPPQETEAVQDDGLEDPSLEVDVVEANRKFMELSEELYDALIDCHWQPAEFSMEQDYATSILPEPIYC